From Argopecten irradians isolate NY chromosome 2, Ai_NY, whole genome shotgun sequence, the proteins below share one genomic window:
- the LOC138316735 gene encoding uncharacterized protein, with product MYKRIIEQTGPVSFKVRNQLTGEVTKTHARHLRIANVDEWELPKDNIGRPLRKSTYVVPPESSSEESEEETSLKRVIRYRRQERSDSDSGDDIPLMELRQRLRTRELDKASPIDSDDELIPLSQLKRKLKENNNADTQTDDDDDDFVDASETGGTADDKEIDAINKLANEVTPQISTAVDKTCQDDRLHNRKDVDSKNQTKKVKRDISRDSEDNSELFKKCLKYFLRDQ from the coding sequence ATGTATAAAAGGATTATAGAGCAAACTGGACCAGTAAGTTTTAAGGTAAGAAACCAGCTTACAGGTGAAGTCACGAAGACACACGCGAGGCATTTACGAATAGCAAATGTTGATGAATGGGAGTTGCCCAAAGATAATATAGGTCGACCTCTAAGGAAATCGACATATGTAGTTCCCCCTGAGAGTAGTTCAGAGGAGTCAGAGGAGGAAACATCCTTAAAAAGAGTCATAAGATATAGAAGACAAGAAAGGTCAGATTCGGACTCTGGGGATGATATTCCGTTAATGGAGCTAAGACAAAGGCTTCGGACCAGAGAATTGGACAAAGCTAGTCCTATTGATTCAGATGATGAACTTATACCTTTATCACAATTGAAAAGgaagttaaaagaaaacaataacgcTGACACTCAGAcagatgacgatgatgatgattttgtagaTGCGTCTGAGACTGGTGGTACTGCTGATGACAAGGAGATTGATGCGATAAATAAATTAGCAAATGAAGTTACGCCCCAAATCTCCACTGCAGTAGATAAAACATGTCAAGATGATAGGCTCCACAATAGAAAAGATGTAGATTCTAAGAATCAGACAAAGAAAGTTAAGAGAGACATATCAAGAGACTCTGAGGACAATTCAgagctatttaaaaaatgtcttaaatatttTCTTCGTGATCAATAA